A segment of the Branchiostoma floridae strain S238N-H82 chromosome 10, Bfl_VNyyK, whole genome shotgun sequence genome:
tctactcgacATCGTTCGTGTTATTTTCTTGgcccggtaagccccaaaactaTCCATTTTTTAATAGGCGAAACCCGTTCCACAGATTTTTTTAGGTCTGTTTTTTTGGACCTGtccaagaaggaaagaaaacgttttgcacccgtacgatgtactggtccctacacctaattgttggtataccatactgtgtcctagtcctatgttcaaccttcctgaccacttagatttcataccgaaggcaacttttttttttgccaaacttttttttttattcgcacgctcgcatcaattttggagttcccagaggatgtcatccatataatcaaatcaacatggcctaaataagatacatgtatgtgtaaccttcgctttcacactgggtatatcaaaacgtaaaagtgtacgactgagaagacaacaaaacacacaaagtgtaaataGCATGGATTCGTTTCATTtctataaaattcgttgagcaatgtCTTAtcggaaagggggtataaactCTTTGTGACTGAATTGTCTTCGGCCTATTTAGGACTTTAAGCAGTGAGAGGTTACAAGGTTATCTTCATTATCTCTGTGTAAATAGAGAAAGTATGTTTACAAATGGCGATCCGGTGTCAAACAATACCCTTGGGTGGAATCCAGAGGTGTTGTGTAATGCATAGCCGTTCCGCAAGGTGGCGTACACAAGGTGTTGCCCACAATTGCCGAAGCACTTGTTGtactttgttgtacatgtaggaggATAGGTTTCTACGACAAGCTGTGTTTAGTACTTGGTATTCTTAAAATCTTAGACGACTTAACGAAAGTCTCAGTCCTGTCAGTAAAGTTGATTGATATGTTTACGTGCGGTAACTGAACAGTGCAAAAAGTAGTCAATCTGCATATTGTACGTGGCCGGAGGGTGTACATAAGTGGTGTATAAGTGACGAGCACACTAATGAAAAGGCTAAGCTACCCCGAAGCGCCAAGGGCTAAGCTACCCCAAAGCCCATCCTGTAAGCCTGGCGAAACATATGCagaatcaaccaaccaatcagctaatcaatcaatcaatcaatcactcgACAAAGCAATCAATCAACAACCCAGGCCAGTCGACgtcgaccgaccgaccgaccgactgACTGACGGAACTCGTCTTGAAAGGTGGCCAAAGTTGCCTGTAATGGTTGAATATTACGTTCAAATCAAGCTTCCAAACTTGTCGTTCAGTTCTACTTCTGTGggctattttgtacattgtcagTCAGTCATGCAAGGATTTGGTACGTTGTTCACCGGTCTTTTCAGACGGAAAAAATGAAAAGCTTTCTTTACATCTATTGTTTTTGGTGTAACAACACAAACACGGGGACAAAATAGACTGGTTATTGGATATGGGTGGTCGTAAAGGAGGGTGAATACAGTGAAAGTGCTCATGTGTCTGGCCCAGAATAGATATGAAACGGTAGACACGCCTGAACACCACATAATGTGCAGTACGTGCCAATACGAAAAACTACatgaaggtggtatctcactgcactaagggcaccagtgcggcactgtggggttcgttcactgtggtactgttgtgttatttttgtcgACTTTTTTCATAATCTAGACATTGCGTAAAagataaaagtatgacttagaaaataacaacaaaatacacgaaacgttagaaaattcgttctttatctctgaaattgggttatctttcgaaccccgcagtgccgcaccggtacttCAAGTTCGGTGGGATATCACCTTTATGCACTTATGCAATGTGTGGAATGCCACCCATTATTCACAGTGACGCTGAGCCTAACTTTTCATCGTAGCATCTGATTCTTTTATTCTTCCTtgactgatttttttctatcagGACTCGAGAATAGTTGCATCTTCTGACCCACAACTCCAAGCAGAAGAAGGCTTGTGGTTTACTTAAGGGGTAAAGCATGAACGGAGTTCATAGTTTGTAATAATAAAATCGGTCTGAATAACTTAACAATATACGTGCTAGCGAAAAAGCATCGTCccgcaaggagctttcatcaacctTGGTCTGAGGTTGCTCGTCTTACTTTCTTATTGCCAACTGTAAAGGGTGCCAAGAAATTACTAAGAAAGTTGAAAAACACACATTGTCTATTCGAGTCTAGCTCATGATCAATTGCATACACAGGTCTTTTTAACAGGCCACTATTATTCCGTAGTAAACAAATCCGACTAAATGTTATGTCTTCCAACTGTGCTTTGTTGGACGTACGTGCCAGGTGAGTGGGTTGAATAACCACTGTAAACGAACAGGAAACCGACCAGGTCTACTAGTAGGTGACAGTTGCCAAGTTGGTGTTATAGATTCTTTTATAACAAAATAGAATGTAGAATATAGTCTGTGACAATTTCATAAGGAAAACAACATCACAGACTTGCACGTACATGCAGATTAACATTATTGGTGGGCAACGTAACGCTTGGTGAAATCACATTTGTACCTATGTTTTATTCGTACATTTCCTACATGTTATAAATGCGGGACATTGTTGTCTGAAAACGCTTTTGGTGTTTTTGCCATTCATCCGTGTGAGAAACTTTGTGTGCTGTTTTACTTGCATCTGTTATGATCGTTCCTGTCCATCTGTTAAACCGTTTTCGTCTGTTTTACGGTCGGTTCACCATGACTAGATCCCTCTTGAGCATGGTGACTCAGCAGATATAATTACAATGAATATACAACCCCATAGTAAAGTCTTAATTAAAAACAACTTGAATGAGAAATTGTTCTGTACCCAGTTGAAAATactgaaatgttttgttactttGTCAGACAAATATTTGTTCGTAACTTGAACCATGGATGTCACTTATTCGGCTAGCCGAATGTTTGTGTTGTAATCCTACTCTGGGAGCGATGTAGCATTTATTTCCTCAAAGGTACGTTGACCTCCAGCAAGCCGTGATTGTGACTGAGGCAAGATGGACGGAAAACGTCCTCGCCATTTAGCGGGGAAAGTTTATGGATTTGGGGGGAATTGTTATGTTCATGTTGCGTTGATTCTTCTAGTTGTGGCGGAGTTATGTGAAGGGTGGAGGGGAGGAGTCTATTGGACCTCGAGGTATAGCGGCCAAGGCGTCAGCTACGAAAGTAAGTATACAAGTTTTTTAACGCACATCTTTAGGTTGCAAACATCTTTGCATGAGCCTGAGGCCCCCTTTCCAACAGACAGCGATCGCGCTACGCTCTAGTGGAAATGGCCTAGGGGTATAAAGAACAAAGACTTGTCGTGTATAATGTCTATACTTATATCTAgcatatctaacgttacatttgtaaTGTTGAAATTTGTGACAATCCACGCTTAAGCCGCTGCGTCTTGCAGTTATACCGATATTACCATAAAGGCATAAAGGTACGTactttgatattgatattgccACGGATATGGCCTGAAGACATCTTGCGATGACGTCGTGCGCTAAGCATTCGTTTATCGTAAGAACATCGCAGAATTTCAACATCAAAAATCAAGTACCCGAGAATCGGGCGTATATACCCTGTTAATAACGCTGTGTGGGAGTTGGGGATTAGAAAACGTCAACCGATCCATGGAAGTTGCGCGGGGATCAAGCGGACTATTGCTGTATTCCCACCGACAATTTTCTCTTGAGCTTTTAGACTCATCGCTTGACCTTTATTTCTTCTGTGTGAAACATCCATTAGGGACAGAATACATAAAATTTCACATTTCTACCTGTATGCCTGGTAtacgttactctccaagcagaggttagtctccggctgtttttaaagcgtttcttagtcatttttatcggactttctattttgtattgtatcttgctgtgtcaaaacctagtTTGGCTGGCGtagttcaagaaaaatgacaaaatagaaagcctgatacaaacgacaaaaaaacgtttaaaaaacaaccggagcctaccctctgcttggagagtaggtataCGTTAACCCGGNNNNNNNNNNNNNNNNNNNNNNNNNNNNNNNNNNNNNNNNNNNNNNNNNNNNNNNNNNNNNNNNNNNNNNNNNNNNNNNNNNNNNNNNNNNNNNNNNNNNTCGCCGATATTTTCTATCCAACGATTCAGAAGCTTGAGAAGTATTGACCgtccataatctgttcattacatattcgtaccatgtctgcctgtgaaatttctgtcacgaagaaagaacgacaatgcacatccgggacctcttcccgcctttggctgtggtctcgcaccggagtttcttttacgatttttatatccggcacacagcgcacacaagggatacaattccgcccacaaaagtacgccggaaaatccaattataccagtgaacaaaggtttccagccaacttcccatagattttagatataaacttctagtttaataatgatgcacattttactggaacacaacatgaaattttgaggtagtccttccaaatgcgccccggccagctttttttaaaagctttcttgttgtaTTCTGTGCATTGTCTTGTTTCGTAATTCAGAAGTACAAAGTTGCCAGGATCGTATTTCAGCAGTTTGTTATTGTGCTATGGCTAAAAGGCATGTTCGCGTATCAAGGCTTCTTCTAGCAGTGTAATGGAAAATTAAGGCACTTTTACTGTTTCATAACAAGGATGAGTTTTTATTCGAAAAGGAAGACCTTCTCCAAGCCAATTTAGAATGACAAAACAGTAAACCCATAGCCTTATATAGCAATCTTATTTTCCTAAAAGAACTTTGACCCTGCATGTATATATCTCAGGCATTACTTTGTTAGCATATGCTTGTCATGTTTGTGTTAGTTCTGGCAGAAATAAAGTAGATAATTATAAGGCACaaacttttagcccccccccccccctccactttcactagacggcgatctcgCTGCGCTCTAACCGCGACCTAAAACAAATGTATGAAACCTCCCATGTCATACTGGAtagatatcatacaaaacgtttaagtgtgactgaaaagagaGGGCAGGGCGGAAGCAACGTCCTtgtggaaagggggggggggggtattagtAGCCATTTAAATGAGCTCGAACACGCCAGCTTCAAGATTCTATGATGACCATCTATAAATGTAAGAAAGAAGCAATAACAACATGGTCATTTACTTAGAAATAAAGTGAAATTTTAACAAAAGTACGTCTGTACAGCTGCATGGTTTAATTTTACGATTTAAGACTTAAAGATATTTAGTTTTACAATTCAAGACTTTGAAATACAAGTTTCGTGTAGAAGAAAATTAGTTTTGACATTGACTTAAGAGTCGTTGTTGCTTTTTAGATATTTAAAGTTCCATTGCAGTGTTTACAGTGTACTGGCCAAAACGTTGACAAAACAGACAACCGTGCCAGGCGCTTTGTACAAACACACCCACCTTACGGTAGTCCCgttatacaacatgtaacaaCGGCACGTCCATCGCTATGCTTAAATTCGCTGTAAcagccactgcgaaaaccgcgaaaatgaaaccatcgcgaaagtttctgcatttacagtattcgaGTTCTCACGAAGGGTATCGCGAGGTCTTTCAACCGTTACGTCGGGCTGTCACAGATGACGCCGTGATACGAGTTTGACACGAGGGTAAACAAACTAAAAAAGACGATGGACCGGGATTTCTTTAAATGAATTTATATTCACCTTGAACATTCACCTTGAAGAAACAGCTAGGCGGTACCCTTttagagtaatgaggctgtGCGAAAGTTGGATTGCGGGGTAAATAAATTTACACAAGGAAAtccgaaaaaaaagttttagaaaATATGGTATTTCAGTAGGAAGTTGCCGGTAACATTACAATGTTTTCCCCGTAGATTGGATTGGTTTCTGGTCGCATGATTCGCATTACACGGGGTACGGGCACCACTACCAGACATACTGGCCATCATACTACAGGTACCCACACTGCGGAGCCTGTTACTGCAACACTACTGCCTCCACAGTGTCGTGTTCGTCAGCATCGTCAAtgtatgttcttgtttttttaaccttcgcaaagaaggtaatgtttttgaTTGCGTTTGTAATGGTGTAATGGTGTTGTGCAATATTTGTATATACTGTGTTAGCTCTTGTCTAATGGACAAAAATGATATTGGGCCTCCTGTTTTTTTTCAGCAGATCTACGGCATATTGCAATTTGTGTGCCATTATATAACTTGTCGTGTTATTGGTGTAGAACTGTCATACGTTCTCTGATGTGTGAATTATTTAGCAGTTTATTgttaatggtacatgtatgcaatgtgATAATCCCAACTGATGGAGGGCATGTGAACTCTTGGAAAAAAGGACAGTAATGTTACACTGGTGAATGTCTTAGCTACAGCGCTCTTCGTCAGCTGATGTAATTTAATTTCAGACATATATAGATACAcgtgtttttcttgtttatagAGGCCTGAAGCGAATCACTTACCGCTTTAACCTGACCAAGTCGACATTCTCACCTACCGTTACTTCCATGTAAGTATATCCTCACAGGCCTTATGCAGCAACTCTATGTATAAATGAAGGAACGAGTGCAATAATGCATATTGATAATTCAAAAGATATATTGTGTAATTATGTGTAAAAAAGCAAGAAGTAGACCAACTAAGCTATCGGGATGTATAAGAAGATTATGAATGAAGATATTAAATTTATTCTTTGTAATTTCCTGCCTTTAGAGCCATCTATAACTCCGGACTGTACTACAACGAGAAGGGAACTTTCGACTTGTTATCGAGTCTGGGAAGTCTGTAAGTACTTCAATAATTGTCATCTCTAACATcaacatttgaatgttcaaaccacacaaacacactcatcTAGCCTGGGACAAGCTGATACAATGATGTAGTCATGACTACAATattcaacatcaacatcaactaATCAAAGTATGAAAACTGGGGATACATAACTACTCAAGCTGTACATGACCCATAGTTTACACAATGAAAGTAGTAAGCTTGGAAGTAATTTTAAACAGGTGAAATGattacaaatatttcataaagGAAAATGATGTTTGCTTTGTGCATGAGCTGAAGGTACACTGTCTTAGAACATATAAATATATTGATTAACAAATGAATTGCTTCTTTATATCGCAGGACGCTCCATGCTACCAATCTACTCAACTTTCCTGACGTATCTAGATGCTCCTCTTTGACAAGACTGTAAGTATTCATTCCAAAATGTCTCTTTCAGTCACAATCTTTGAGTTAACTTTTGTATGACAGATGTAACAATGTAGCCATCATCACGATATTTACGTTATTGTACCTGTTAGGGATCTCAGTCGAAACAAAATCACATTTCCGGTCGGAGTGGACCCAGGCCGACTGCTTCCGGACAGTCTCACCCACCTGTaagtctttgtctttttttaacgagattgttcaaagcaaggtcacaaGACCACTTccaggcaatgaactaagaagttggaaactgtgcagcggtggacatttgttttgaaggctgataatttgtagagagttccataattttgctgtccggggaaagaaactgttgctgttgAAGGACTTAGAAACCGGAAAATGAACAGTAAAGTGATGTGAGTCTAGTGTTGCGCTAAAAGACTCTCATCGGAAGGACAAGTAGTATGAGATCATTGGAGCAATAGCCATGGAAGTACCGGTAAAAAAGAGACAGGGATGCAACGTTTCGCCTGAGGTAGAGAGGGTCAAGCTTAGATGCTAACTGATTGCCACTGGCCATACAAATTCTTCTTTGAATGCGGTCTAGAACAACAACCTGCAATGATCTTCGTATTTTATAAGGATTTATACGGCACAAGGCCATTTGACCACTTCTATGCACTTCTAAGTTGATGGAGGGTGGAAATTATTTTGCTTGGACATAGTGCTGAACACTGGTTATGAAGGCTTAAAATTTGCATGCAGGAGACAAACAGTCGTCATCGACAGAGTCCCATAGTTTGTCAGTCCGAGGAAAGACGCTGTAGCCTTCGAGCCTGGCAATTGGGCAGTACTAGTATAAGGATGCGTATTGGCAAGCTTTGCTTTTCATACGTTGTGCAGCTAATGAGGTTACATTttagagaagagaagagagcCACATTTCATTTTAACAATTATCGTTGATATAAGCTGAACTGCAGTGAAAAAGGGGTTTCATGTCAGCGAAGACAGAATGGAAACTACGCTTTCTGGTATGTTAACTATTTTGTAGACATGCGTAAGATTAGTAAATGTTAATGAAGTGTAAAGAAATGGCTTTATTTCCTGCTAAAATAAGTAATTTCACACCTTTCTATTCTCTTTAACGATAGGGCACTCATGGAGAACGACATAAGCTGGATTCCGAAGGGATTTTTCTCATACACAAACTTACAATTTCTGTAAGTTGGAACAATATCTATCGAGATTGTGCTTTTTGTGCTTATCAAACAATTTTAACATACTTTCCAAAGAACATATTAAAGGTGGATCAAGCCAATACAATTATGTAACCATGACTGCAATGATCAACGAAAAttgttgcaaaagaaaaaagtatttcttaGTCGAACTTCTTTCCAATACTTTACTTGCTGCAGCAACAGCTGTCAGTgatagcaaaaacaaaacaacaaagagaCGTATGTACGTAGCGAAATTTGAACTTTTGAAAACAATTCTTCGAAATCTATTTCATATGAATGCTAATGCAATTATAGAAAATGCCGCACCTTTCCTTTATAGAAAAATGATACACGTTGTCATTATATATCAttatttcctttcctttccagGGGTCTCAGTAGGAACAAGATTAAGCAGATTCCATCGAACGCTATCGAGCACATGAATGACCTACAGTTCCTGTAAGATCAACAGTTCTATTTCTATTACGGGTAGTCACTTAGTGTCACAGCACGATGCACCCGGAGAGATCCGCGTCTGCTTTTGTTAGTCAACAATTTTCTTTGCTCTAATCGTGGTAGTCTTCGACCAGAAATATTTTATATGTAACACCGAAAAACATACACTATTAGTACACGCGTTGTGCAAGTTATACCTGGGGACAAATAAGAAATATATAGAACTGTCAGTACAGGCAAATGTGTTCGTGTATGTGACAAGTACTATGTGGCGTGGATGCCTTTTACACACCA
Coding sequences within it:
- the LOC118424932 gene encoding leucine-rich repeats and immunoglobulin-like domains protein 1, producing MDGKRPRHLAGKVYGFGGNCYVHVALILLVVAELCEGWRGGVYWTSRYSGQGVSYENWIGFWSHDSHYTGYGHHYQTYWPSYYRYPHCGACYCNTTASTVSCSSASSIGLKRITYRFNLTKSTFSPTVTSIAIYNSGLYYNEKGTFDLLSSLGSLTLHATNLLNFPDVSRCSSLTRLDLSRNKITFPVGVDPGRLLPDSLTHLALMENDISWIPKGFFSYTNLQFLGLSRNKIKQIPSNAIEHMNDLQFLSLDGNQLTSLSWRTLNTLETSNVTHLNFSNNQISHVGSKAFYLLRSLKIL